Sequence from the Phragmites australis chromosome 6, lpPhrAust1.1, whole genome shotgun sequence genome:
acgtggctctgataccaattgaaaggatcgaatagcccaagagggggggtgaattgggatattaatttttttttaattaactactgcttgaccaaataaaacttataagaaacgtaagtaaggaattttaactagcacaagatagctaaccacgcaagaattaactaagaaagacaattcctaagaagaacttgcaataataacaaagctcaaaataagatgcaagaaagtaaagagttggagaagacaacaccgattttttttccgaggtttcgagaagttggcacttccccctagtcctcgttggagcatccaccaaggatgtcgctcccccttgagtcaccaaggctcaagtgctccctcttgattaccccttctccatctccggattggcgggtatcaaaccaagtacatcctctttttccggggctcccacaattgctccaagagctcaccgagaaatcctccgatcaccaagaccgtctaggtgttgccaaccaccaagagtaacaagcctcaagcttcacttgacaaagaccaagcctagacaacagctagatgcacacttgttactctccaagcactcaaagaagtccttaatcctcaactaagaacttaaaatggacacaagtgctccctctcttgcctctaaatgacacaccaagtgtatgagctgctacagggtcgcaagagcaactgttgaaaccaactgagtgggtatttatagcctagagatcaaaaattagccgttggctaaccactttcattttactgtaatcaccggataatctgctggctatatccttaagatcaccggatagtccggtgggttcaaacccagagccagctgtcactagccgttgcacggcaacatttgtccggtgataaactccggtgaacaacagtcaacaccggataatccggtgagtacaactcacccgaccctttgaatttcagaaccttctgcaagaaatactccggtgatatttttgctaccaccggataatccggtgagttcaatttgtctgagtttcttcacaacatttctccggtggtctgccagctaagtcaccggataatcctgtgaacgtaattttccactgtggcccgaagcaatactctctgcaagaaatagtccggtgttcatattatgcattcaccggataatccggtgggtacaaaattgtttttctccgaaaattttctctgctggaaaagctccggtggtcaccggactttcatcgccggatattccggtgtaacacttctgaaatttttcatataattcggatgcctcaattagtgtttatccggtgagtattagacatccatcagaggataatccggtgaataaatgttttgtgagcttgtccaattcaactctctttgagctctaattccttgacagcttcaccatggacttgtatgctctacctagtgctagaatttaacaagtgtgtatcatctacgtctagactcactaagtcaagctactacttttagcccccctttatagtacgatcaaaagacaaaaagaaaaggagacctatactactctaagtatcctccatctcctttgtgacacttagaactagaagatccttagtcttaaagcatatgtcctttgattgtccatataagcactttagggaccaagattaaccaaatgtcattgtatactgaatttttgattcccttcaaaacaaattgttagtcacagtaatatggttgtcattaatcaccgaaacacttaccacttacctaggggcctagatgctacatcaggatagcctccattacgccagaGTGTCAGAGCAGTGTCCATCagtctaggcttttaatgccgatcacttccttgcaggcaaagcacgaccggtgttCCCCTtccagcagatctttcctaaggcctgctgactcaccttgtaacCTTCGGGAAGGCGGTCCGAgcagcccgaggcgggggcctcgtgAGGtatggaaccgggaggtgaaagctttgggaagcaggactccggaaggtcggggcttcaggaggccgaagtTTTGGGGGACCAAGGCTTCAGGAggtcgggtttttgggaggctgagccttcgggagaccgagctggctaagccaagggaaggcttcacaggtaCGAATATGTACTGtaaagggatctgatgacttcggaggtcgagcttTCAACTGAGAGTCCGGAGATCAAgactccggagggacctggatgataatcttcaaccattattctcagactggtttatttttccccaACAAGTTTCTTCTGATCTGCTTATTTGTCTATATATTCTTTCTTTCTAGTTCAAAACCTTTattttctaagatttttttagTCAAACATAAGTAGATAGCAATTCCACTAACATAAGTAGATACCCAAACGTGTATTGTGAAAATACATTGTATGGTACGAATAGCTTCATCTggtgtgattttgttttgtttgtgtgaTTTTTCATGTCGAGATCTAGATTCTagattttatggttctttctTGAATCAGCAGATATGAACAGGTGGAAGAGGATGAGGAATCAGATGGAGGAAGGGGAGCAGGAGGAAGGAACCAATGATCTTGTGTTCGACACAATTTCATATCTCGATCCACTTTTTTGCGCTCTTGCGCATTCTTTCGCTACTTGTTGATCGGTTGCCGGTGTTcttttctccccccccccctacctCTAAGGTGTTCTCTGTGCTTTTGTGTGCTTATATGGTCCTATGCCTTCTGTTTTTCTGTTAGGCCATTTTTGTTGTTGCTATTTCTATACATAAGGTTAGCAAATTTGTTTTAGGTCTTTTTTTGTGTAAGTTTATTATTGGACCTATTTCTCCACCCGTTTGATAATAGGTTTGTGAGCTTCTTTGTTCGGATCCGTTACTAGATGAAAATCTGTCGATAGATGAAAATTTGATTGGACAAAATCCTGATAGGAAAAACGTAGCAACACCTGATTGGCCAAAAAGGGatagatcttgcaaaaaaatttGTCGACAGTTAAATGGTGGGCATTCGCTTTTTTTTTACCACCGGTGACCTCGGGTGGCATTTTATAGACTCAGAGTCCGCATATCAACCGGGGATAATGAATGTATGATCTTCTACCGTTTCTCTTGTTCCCCACTTCCCCTGTGAATTCTCGGTTGCTTCCTGCTTCAGCTCTGAGGAGacctcgccgccggcgtccGAACCCTAACcgccaccactccacaccaaacCCGAAGAAGAACTAgctgcggcggcagcagcagcatggTGCTGATCCCTCTCGTCCGCGACTACATCGACCGCATGCTCCACGACATCCCAGGGATGAAGGTCCTCGTGCTCGACCCCCAAAGCGTACGTGCGCCCCTCCCCCGAAAACCTTAGCTCTGGCTCCAACTCGATTCCGATCTGACCAGATCCGTGTCCGCCCGCTTCCAGGTCGGGATGGTGAGCGTGGTGTACAGCCAGTCGGATCTGCTGCGAAAGGAGGTGTTCCTCGTGGAGACGGTCGACAACGCCTCCAGCTCCAGGGAGTCCATGGCGCACCTCAAGGCTGTCTACTTCCTCCGACCCTCCTCGGACAACGTCCAGAAGCTCCGTAGGCACCTTGCCGCGCCGCGCTTCGCCGAGTACCACCTCTGTGCGTAAACCAATCACATCACCTGTTTCCTACGGTATATCTATGCTGGTGCGGTGGGATTTAATTGATTTGGTTTGTTTCAATGGTTTTTGGCCCTCGCAGTCTTCTCCAATATACTGAAGATTCCACAGATTCAGGTGCTCGCCGATTCTGATGAGCAGGAGGTTGTGCAGCAAGTTCAGGTTAGTGTGGGGTACGATTGCATATGCACATTGGAATAGGAAGTGCTTCAAATGGAGTCTGATATTGGCGGATGTGGTCGCTCTGTTTTTGCAGGAGTTTTATGCTGATTTTTGTGCCATTGACCCATACCATTTCACTCTCAACATACAAAATAACCACATGTACATGCTTCCAACTTTGGTCGGTCCTcctggtattcagagcttctgTGATCGAGCTGTTGATGGCATTGCTTCTGTCTTTTTGGCCCTTAAGCGCCGCCCTATTATTAGATATCAAAGGGCATCAGATGCTGCAAAAAGGATTGCACAAGAAACTGCGGTGGGTCAACTGTCACTGTGAAACATTGCTATAAGGTCATATGAAAATAATTATACTGAAACTATAGGAGTTTCAACTTTCAACGGAAAGTTTCAATATGTTTTCATAAACCACAACTCTTTAGATTTTGTTACTCAGACATCTTCAGGCTTAACTTGCTTAGGGGTAGTTTACGTTTGCCGAGCTGCTCTTTGGGATCTGGTTATTATGCAAATCTATGCTTTCAGCTAATTACTATAATCAAAACTAGAGAAACTAAACTGGTTTCTAAAAGCAATATTGCTTTTCCTTCTATAAGCTTACTGATTATCATCAGTGCGATTTGTGAATTAATTGTTACACTTGAGTTATTATCTCAAAGAACTTTTTTGGAACTTGGAAGTAGCTATGATTTTGACCATTTGAACAAGCATTGATAATGCTGCGTAGACATAAAAGGGTATAATCATCTTCTGTCATCTAAAAGGGTAGaataatataaatataagaGCTGTACATTTGCAGTTACATTATTATTGTTTGGGTGCTTTTGGAGTGGCAGTATTCATTTCTGTATGTTACGTTCATCAAAGTCAGTATGGtagaagtgtttttttttttaatgcaattCATAAATGCCTTTTTTCACTATCCACTTCTTGTCCTACAAGTGGGAGTAGGAAGAAGTGCAATTTGTAGAAGTAGAGTAAGGTCAAAATATCTTTTGTAGCTAAAACCGTCGGCATCATAAGGCTCTTCAGTTTTTGTGACAAAAAACCAATCATGATTGTCATTGTGACATCTATTTGGAATAACAACTCATATGGAACTTGTTCTGAAGCACTTATAGTTTGGAATACGCAGAGATTGATGTATGATCAGGAAAGTGGCCTGTTTGACTTTAGACGAACAGAAAACTCTTCCTTGTTGTTGGTGATTGACAGAAGGGATGATCCTGTTACACCTTTACTTAACCAATGGACGTATCAGGTAACCTAAAAAAAGAGATTGTGTATTTTTCCCTGTCTCAAATGTACTTTTCTATTAATTTGCAAGCAATTTTATATGGATCACAGGCAATGGTTCATGAGCTTATTGGAATCGAGAACAATAAAGTAGATCTTAGGGGATTTACTAATGTCCCTAAAGACCAGCAGGTTTATAAATGTTGAATTTCTCCTTATGTGATACGATAAAATAAGTTATTTTTTAAATGTTGATCCATAAGAAATATGCTTATACAGGAGGTGGTTCTATCATCAATCCACGATGATTTTTTTAGAGTTAACATGTTTGAGAATTTTGGGGACCTTGGTATGAACATCAAAAGAATGGTAGATGACTTTCAGCATCTTTCAAAGAGCAGCCTGAATCTCCAGAGTATAGGTAATGTAGATTTTCGGTTTTCACTATTTCCTGTGAAAGAAATAATGTATGGAAACAAAATGTAATATGCCAATAGCATTTGGCAAAATCTAATGGTGCAGTTTGTGTTCGCGTCTTACTGGTTAATGGTTTTAGGTGATATGGCAAAATTCGTGACCAACTATCCTGAATATCGAAAGGCACATGGAAATGTAACGAAACATGTTGCTTTGGTAAGCGAGATGAGCAGAATTGTGGAGGAAAGGAAGCTTATGCTAGTTTCACAGACAGAACAAGAGCTAGCATGTACAAGTGGACAAGCAGCCGCCTTTGAGGTATGCATTTCATGCATGGAAAGTATTGAATGTCATCAGTGACAACTTGCCCTTAAATTCCTATGTGCATTTTCTAACCACGTAAAGGTGTTAACCTCAGAAATAATTATCGAAATTTGAGCTTGTGCTATTCATGCTATTTATAATGGATAgttctcatttatttttatacaataTGTTGTTCAGTTCCTTCAGTTAAAAAATGTATTCCATTTTCCTAATCACTCACAGTAGATTATTTTTGAAACAATGTTTTAAactattatttatttttgcaaaaatccaCTGCAAGTGGGCGGTTTGTCAAAAACCCACTTATATTTTTTCAGTCAAACACCCAAAAGTTTAATGCAATTCTGGTTTCCCACCTTTGGACATTTTGTCTTTTGAACGTTCGGCGTATTGCTGAGTTGGCAGTCCAACGAGGCTCGATGCATTGTTCTATGACTCTATGTATATCAAGTTGGGGTCTGTCCCTTCGAAGTGAAAGAGAACCAAATAGTCCATTGTTATGATACCTAGATCAACATGGATAAACAACACTAGGAGAATGGCCAGCTGGAGTTGTCTTCTTGGGGATGAAGAGTGGACTATAGATAAAGAGATGGGAACCTAGATTATTTCATTGTTCTTCCTTCATTCTGGTGCACAGCTGTATGCCCCCTTAAATATATGGGTGACTAGCCCCTAACATGGATATCTAATGCAACAAATCAACTAGGGATGAGGACGTATCCAAACTAACCAAATATAAGTATATGCATCTAACCAATTTAATAATAAGGATATGCGTGCATCCTAATAAAAGGTAACCAAAGGTTGGAGGCCTGGTCTTGAGCTGCCTATTCCTGCCTCCTTGTGCGCTGCTGGTCCTTGGGACCATATGGTCAGTCGGCTGGCAGTGACGTACACTAATGTGCACATAACATCCAAACTCAACCATGATGCTAGACAGAACAGTGTTCCTTTTCCACCCAAAATTGGCCTTGTcagcccaaaaagccacaagAAAAACCCCTCGATAGGCATAAACCATTGCACTGAGCCTTGCTTGCCTGCCTACTCAGCATCATGTCGACTAGTCAAAGGACAAAGTTGCCACGGGTAGAAATCTGGAACCACATAAAACTTTGTGTGTTTAACTTCCAAGAAAGAGTTGTGGGTGGATTGGACGAGGTCTTTTTAGTTTTTACTTGATGACTAGTTTATTCCCCCATTCTTTCTCTTCTGCTTTTGTTGGTTATGGTTccacaaaggcacaaacataGGAAACTGAGATCCTTTCCCAGTGTTTTGAACCAATTCTACTCTTGCAGTAGTCTATGCTACTAATCTATGTAGATCCAGATAATGAGAACTATGTGAACACCTCGGTTGACATTGGGTCAGGTCAGGTATACCTAAGAAAGCCTAATGGAGTTTTGCAGCTTGTGTTGTGTTGGTCTGCTGATGGATTTATACCTACGTGTCCAAGGTGGCATTGGGAGTCTGGGTCCACGCCTGTACGGAAACACCAGCTAAAGTTCTCGTTTTGTGCCAGTTATGTCCAAAATTGATCAGAGCTCGTTTTCATGCTTTTATAATTGGATATCTTATGTAATGT
This genomic interval carries:
- the LOC133922200 gene encoding vacuolar protein sorting-associated protein 45 homolog isoform X2: MVLIPLVRDYIDRMLHDIPGMKVLVLDPQSVGMVSVVYSQSDLLRKEVFLVETVDNASSSRESMAHLKAVYFLRPSSDNVQKLRRHLAAPRFAEYHLFFSNILKIPQIQVLADSDEQEVVQQVQEFYADFCAIDPYHFTLNIQNNHMYMLPTLVGPPGIQSFCDRAVDGIASVFLALKRRPIIRYQRASDAAKRIAQETARLMYDQESGLFDFRRTENSSLLLVIDRRDDPVTPLLNQWTYQEVVLSSIHDDFFRVNMFENFGDLGMNIKRMVDDFQHLSKSSLNLQSIGDMAKFVTNYPEYRKAHGNVTKHVALVSEMSRIVEERKLMLVSQTEQELACTSGQAAAFEAVTSLLNNESVSDIDRLRLVMLYALRYEKESPVQLMQLFNKLASRSAKYKSGLVQFLLKQAGVDKRTCDLYGNRDLLNIARNMARGLKGVENVYTQHQPLLFQTMEGIMKGRLRDADYPLVGNHFQQGRPQDVVIFIVGGTTYEEARSVALFNTANPGVRFFLGGSAVLNSKRFLEDLGEAQRISKSSTLV
- the LOC133922200 gene encoding vacuolar protein sorting-associated protein 45 homolog isoform X1; the protein is MVLIPLVRDYIDRMLHDIPGMKVLVLDPQSVGMVSVVYSQSDLLRKEVFLVETVDNASSSRESMAHLKAVYFLRPSSDNVQKLRRHLAAPRFAEYHLFFSNILKIPQIQVLADSDEQEVVQQVQEFYADFCAIDPYHFTLNIQNNHMYMLPTLVGPPGIQSFCDRAVDGIASVFLALKRRPIIRYQRASDAAKRIAQETARLMYDQESGLFDFRRTENSSLLLVIDRRDDPVTPLLNQWTYQAMVHELIGIENNKVDLRGFTNVPKDQQEVVLSSIHDDFFRVNMFENFGDLGMNIKRMVDDFQHLSKSSLNLQSIGDMAKFVTNYPEYRKAHGNVTKHVALVSEMSRIVEERKLMLVSQTEQELACTSGQAAAFEAVTSLLNNESVSDIDRLRLVMLYALRYEKESPVQLMQLFNKLASRSAKYKSGLVQFLLKQAGVDKRTCDLYGNRDLLNIARNMARGLKGVENVYTQHQPLLFQTMEGIMKGRLRDADYPLVGNHFQQGRPQDVVIFIVGGTTYEEARSVALFNTANPGVRFFLGGSAVLNSKRFLEDLGEAQRISKSSTLV